The DNA sequence TCCGCGTCGTCGACTGCCGCTTCTCCTTCGAGGCCGACGCGAGCAAGGACTATCTGAACGGACATCTGCCAGGCGCGGTCCACTGCGATTGGTCGCGCGACCTCTCCGCTCCCCCACCCGCGTCCGGCCATCCGCGCTGGATGCTCCTGGGGCCGGAGGCCTTCGCGGAGTCGATGGGCGGTCTGGGCATCGGCAACGACACGATGGTCGTCGGCTATGACGCCGAGGGCGGGCACCACGCGGCGCGGCTGTGGCTCGCGCTGCGGCGATACGGCCACGACAGGTTCGCGGTGATGGAGGGCGGCATCCAGAAGTGGATCGCTGAGGGTCGGCCGCTCGAAAAGGGCGAAGTGAAGGTCGCGCCGGCGCGGTTCACCCCACATCCGCGCGACGGCGTGATCGCGACCAAGGAAGAAGTGCACGACGCCGTGAAGACCGGTCAGCCGTGGCTTCTCGACGTTCGGCGTGACAGCGAATTCACCGGCGAGGAGAAGCGCTCCGCGCGCGGCGGTCACATCCCCGGCGCCGTGAACATCCTGTGGAAGGACGCACTACGCGACGACTGGATGCTGAGGGACGCGGACGAGCTCGAGGACATGTACTCGGACGCCGGCTTCGGCGCCGAGACGTCGGCTGTGACGTACTGCCAGGCCGGCGTGCGCGCGGCGT is a window from the Candidatus Limnocylindria bacterium genome containing:
- a CDS encoding sulfurtransferase, with the protein product MSRFARPDLIWSTEETAAKLRDPHVRVVDCRFSFEADASKDYLNGHLPGAVHCDWSRDLSAPPPASGHPRWMLLGPEAFAESMGGLGIGNDTMVVGYDAEGGHHAARLWLALRRYGHDRFAVMEGGIQKWIAEGRPLEKGEVKVAPARFTPHPRDGVIATKEEVHDAVKTGQPWLLDVRRDSEFTGEEKRSARGGHIPGAVNILWKDALRDDWMLRDADELEDMYSDAGFGAETSAVTYCQAGVRAAFTHLVLTALGHDDVRTYDGSWEEWGNDPSLPIIVGRS